The Chitinophaga pinensis DSM 2588 region TGAATTATTTGCGATATGAAGAAATCTAATATTGTCCTGCTGGTACTCATTGCTGTAGCTATTGGCGTAATTGTAACAGTAGCAGGCGATTTCAGTACTTATGAGACATTTGCGACAGCCCGGCAGAAAGAAGGAAAGGAATTTCAGGTGATCGGTAAACTCGATACAACAAAGACACTGGAATATGATCCGGTAAAAGATGCCAATCTGCTTCGTTTTTATGTAGTTGATAAAACAGGAGAGATCCAGCCTGTTGTTTTCTATGGTACCAAGCCAACCGACTTTGAAAAAGCGGAAAGTGTGGTACTGACCGGAAAAATGTCTAATGGAGAGTTCAAATGCAGCAAGATACTGATGAAGTGTCCTTCAAAATATAAGAATGATCAGGTGGCGATTGGAAAAGCATAATTATTAAGGGCCATCTTCCACATATAACTATTATTCAATTTTCGTCCGCAGACGACCGTCTGCGGTCTTTTAATAATATCAGGTCTTGGATACAAAATACATAGGGGAACATCTGTTGCCCGGACAGATAGGGCATTTTTCGGCAGTTTTGGCGTTTGTCGCAGCTATATTAGCAAGCATCAGCTACTTTATGGCGGTACAGTCCAAAGATGATGTGTTGAAGAATTCCTGGAAAAAACTGGCTCGCTGGGCATTCATTATACAAGCCCTCGCCGTTTTCACCACTTTCGGCAGTCTGTACTACGCTTTATACAATCACTATTTCGAATACAAATACGTATGGAGGAACTCCTCCCGCGACCTGCCGGTAAGTTATCTGCTCTCCAGCTTCTGGGCTGACCAGGAAGGTAGTTTCCTGTTGTGGTCCATCTGGCACAGTGTACTGGGCCTGCTCCTGATACGTTTTGGTAAGAAATGGGAGGCGCCGGTAATGGCGACCCTGTCTTTTGCACAGATCTTCCTGGGCAGTATGCTGATCGGTATCTATATATTAGATTACCGCGTTGGTAGCAATCCTTTCCTGCTGCTACGTCTGGCAGAAGAAAACCAGGGATTACCATGGGTGGCTAATGCGAATTATCTTGATTTCATCAAGGACGGTAATGGGCTGAACCTTTCCCTGCAGAACTACTGGATGGTGATCCACCCGCCGGTACTGTTCCTGGGATTTGCGTCTACCATCATTCCTTTTGCCTATGCTTTCGCCGGTCTCTGGACCCGTGAATATAAAGAATGGATCAAACCAGCGCTGCCCTGGTCACTGTTCTCTGCCATGATCCTGGGTACAGGTATTATGATGGGAGCTGCCTGGGCATACGAATCACTGACTTTCGGTGGTTACTGGGCATGGGATCCGGTAGAAAATGCTTCCCTGGTGCCATGGCTGACCCTGGTAGCGGGTATACATACCCTGCTGGCCTTTAAGTTTTCCGGTCATGCACTGAAACCAACTTTCTTCTTCTTCTTTATCACTTTCGTACTGATCCTATATTCTACTTTCCTGACCCGTAGCGGTGTATTGGGTGATACCTCTGTACACTCATTTACCGATCTCGGTATGAGTGGTCAGTTGCTGGTCTATATGGCGGTATTTGTTATACCGGCGTTTGCCCTGCTGATCATCAGAAGTAAGGAGATACCTGATGTAGCGAAAGAAGCAAGCACTTACTCCCGTGAGTTCTGGTTGTTTGTCGGTGCGCTGATCCTGATGATCGCTGCCATCCAGATCACCTTTACGACTTCTATTCCGGTATGGAACAAGATCATCAACGGACTGGGCCTCAAGAAACTGTTTGGTCTGGAGCAGGACATAGCGCCTCCTTCCGATGGTGTCTTCCATTATAATAAGATCCAGATCTTCGTGGCAATCGTGTTGGGCATTCTGACAGCAATCGTACAGTACCTGAAATACAAAGACACGCCTAAAGGTCATTTTATTAAGAAAATCGGTATTCCTACTGTGATCAGTCTTGTGATTACTGGTCTGATCGGTATCTTCGGAAATATCACTTACGATGCTTACGGCGGTGGTTTCCTGGGAGCAATCTATGTAATGCTCTTCACAAGTGTATATGCCATCGTGGCAAACGCTATGTTTATCATAGTAGGTCAGAAAGGCAAATTACGCGTAGCGGGCGGTTCCGTTGCACACGTTGGCTTCGGTATGGTCCTGTTAGGTATTTTGATCTCTTCTTCTAAGAAAGAGGTGATCTCTATCGACAGGATGAAAATGCTGGATGGCGGATTCTTCGGTAAGGAAAGCAAGGAAAATCCAAGGGAAAACCTGATGCTGCCAAAGAACTTCCCGGTACAGATGGGCGACTATCATGTTACCTATGCTGGTGACTCCCTGGCAGAAGGTGATGCAAAGACCTACTACCTGGTGCGTTACGAGCGTCGTGACCCGTCAAATGGTAATATTCTTGAGAAATTTACCCTGCATCCGGATGCCTTCCTGAGCAACAAAGGCCAGCAGCAGCTGACGCCTAACCCGGATTCGAAACATTATTTTACAAAAGATATCTTTACTTATATCACCGCAGTGCCTATCAAGGATGCTTCCAGCGATACTGCCCAGTATAATAATCATGACATCGCGCCGGGTGATTCCGTGTTCTTTGCCAATGGTTACATCATACTGGAAGGTATCCAGCCGCAGCCACAGAACCGCAATTACACGCCGCAGCCAAATGACCTGGCGGTAGGTGCGCAACTGAGAGTGGTGACTAAAAATAACGAGCAGTACAACCTGATGCCGGTGTATAGTCTGCGTGACAGCAGTTACGAAGTAATCGTACCAGATACCGTTGCGCCACTGTCGCTGTATGTTAAGTTTAGTAAAGTGCTGCCAAAAGAGAAAAAGATACAGATACAAGTAAAGGAATCAGATACGTTTAAGGATTATATTGTGATGAAAGCATTTATATTCCCATACATCAATGTATTGTGGTTAGGTATCCTGGTGATGGTTGTTGGGTTTGTAATGAGTATTGTGCAAAGAGTGAAAGCGAACAAGTCAAAATCGATTCAGTCATAACGCTTTTATTCCCGGGGACAGGCGCCAGCTAGTCCCTGTCTCCGGGAATAAAACAATACACTTCCCATGAAAAGCAGCTGGCTGCGAATATCCCTGATTGTAATAGCAATACTGGTAATTGTATATTACCTTGGTCCCCGACCGGTTACCCCACGGTATGACCCTTTATTACCCACCGTCCCACAACAACCTTCAGCATTAGATCAATATGTTGCCACGAAGGAAAGCTTTCACAAGTTAAAGCCTGATAACGAAGCCCGGATCGTATGGTATGATTCCCTGCATCACAAGACGCCTTTCAGCGTAGTGTACCTGCACGGCTTTTCTGCCAGTCAGGAGGAAGGTAATCCTGTACACCGGGATTTCGCAAAACGATACGGTTGCAACCTTTACCTATCCCGCCTGGATGGTCACGGACTGGATACTTCGGAGCCTTTGCTGACGATGACCGCCAGTGGACTGTGGCGGGATGCTAAAGAGGCACTGGGTATCGGGAAGGCGCTGGGTGAAAAGGTGATTCTTGTGACGTGCTCGACCGGAAGTACCCTCGGATTAAAACTTGCCGCTACTTACCCTAATGATATTTATGCCATTATCAATATGTCGCCGAATGTGGCGATCAATGACGACATGGCCTTTCTTGCTAATAATCCCTGGGGCTTACAACTGGCCCGTCTGGTTTGCAACGGGGATTACAGACAGGCGCCTCCGAAAAAGCCGGAGCTGGGTAAATATTGGTATAATAAATATAGATTAGAAGCTGTAGTCGAACTGGAAAGTCTGCTGGAAACAACGATGGAACCAGGCGTGTTTCACAGCGTTAAACAGCCGGCATTGAACGTTTATTACTTTCGGGATAAGGAACACCAGGATCCAACGGTAAAGGTCTCTGCGATCCTTGCCATGCATAAAGCCCTTGGTACGCCGGCGGATAAGAAAGAGGCAGTAGCCATCCCGGATGCGGATGCACATGTGATTGGTTGTTATCTGACTTCCAAAGATGTCCCGGCGGTAGAAAGGGTGATTGATTCATTCGCAGAAAAAAAGCTGGGCCTGCTACCTGTGAAGTAGAAAGTTGAGTAAGAAAGCGTTATATTGCTACATAACATTTCAGCCACTTCTACCATACATTTCCTAATTGACCAGGTTGAAATCACAGCTATCCAATATTGAATTAAAGACCAGGCAAATAATGTCTGCTATTGCTAAGGCCGTAGCAGGCTTTTTTGTGTCAGGAGGTTTGCATTTCTTTTTTGAGTTATTCTTTATAAATAATTGTTTTTCAGAGAAATAGAATTGTTTGACACGGTCATTTAAATGTGTAAATCAAGGTTTTAGGCTTGATGGAGTGCCACTCCGGTCTGCCAGGTGGTGTTAAATATTGAATCTGATAGAATTATTATATTGATTATCAGTGTTTAATGATTTTGTTTTAACTGTAGATTTTTATAGTCGGGATCAGTATAATTTCCCAGGGAACATGTCATTTGAAAGGGGCAGGATTATTGCATAAATAATTATTGTAAGGCATAGATTTCTCTCTTCGCTGTACTTCAAATTCTACTTTAAGTAGGATGAAAAATCAGGTCATTTACGACGTAAAGAGGCATAAAAAGCACGTTACGGAGCTTCCTGAATCATCGGTAAGTATCTCTAAAGCAGATCAATTAAATAAAATTGCATTTATCTGGTTATCAATATGATGTCTATACTACTTGAAGTGATGATGTAAGTAAAGCTGTTATTTTCATTACTTTTATCCCTTTGCTTCGACCTCCGTTTACAGACAATCTGCAGGAGGCTGTTTTTATTCACTTCCTTCAACTTATAGCAGTCACTAAGCAGCATTTTCCACGGTTTAGTGATTTGGCTAACTGAGCTTTAATTCGTCCGATTCATTATGTTGGTTTTTGATGTGCAGCAAATATTGCATACAGCAGTTTGTTCTGGAAGACTTGTCCTACATGTCCACCTAAACCATGATTATCGAACATAGCGTAACCTATATCAGGACTATACCCAATGAGTAATTTACACATGTAAGGCGCTCGCTGAAATAATCTCACACCTGTAAAGCTAATCCTGCTTCAATAAGTCAACTGTAAGATTTTTTGTACCTAAGACATTGTGCTTAAACTTGTTTCAATCGGCAAGATATCTCGTAGATAACCCATAGATAACTCGTAGATAAGCCGTAGATAACCCGTATCTGTAAGATTGGGATATATACGGGTTATCTATGGTTTATCTACGGCTTATCTATGAAAAGCCTCCCGGAATAAACCCTTATTTAAACGCCTCGTTATTGTTTTTCCTGCTCTTAGCAGCTATCGTTTTTTTAGCATATCTTTAGTATAATTTTAAGATCATATTAGGAGTTTATGCGTCGTCTCACCGCTTTCTTCATCCTGTTTGCCAGCATTTTATGCCTTGCCGGTCGCAATAGGGGTTATGCCCAGTCGCGTCATGGAGCAGACAGTATTGCAGTGGGGGCTATTATAGTTGGTTCAGACACAATTCCTTCCATCACTTTACACATCTTTGAGGTCGTGGACAAGCTGCCTAAAAAGTTCCGGAAACAACGCGAAGCATGGACGCGTTTGCGGAATGCGGTGTACGTGACTTACCCTTATGCGAAATCTGCGGCCAGAATATTAAAAGACGTTAATTCTCACCTGGCCACCTTGCACGACAAAAAAGACCGGAAGAAGTATCTCTCGGAAATCGAGAAGAAGATGAAAGACCAGTTTGGCGACAAGCTGGAAAACCTGTCTGTTTACCAGGGAAAGGTGCTGATGAAACTGATTAACAGGGAGACCGGGCAGAACTGTTATGAGATTATCAAGGAATTGAAAGGTGGTTTCTCCGCCCGTATGTGGCAGACGGTAGCTTTTTTCTTTGGCGGTAACCTGAAGAGCGATTATGACACCCAGGAGGACAGGGATATTGAGGCCATTGTACAGGAAATAGAGATGTACCGTGGTTCCCGGGCATACAACTACTAAGTGTCCTTTCTCATGCTGAATGACCTTTTCTCATTTTAACAATCCCTTCTACCTAAGCTAACCCCTGTTCTGGCAAATCTGCCGTAAATTCACACATGCATTTAAGAATTTTCATGATCGCATGCCTGCTGCTATGTGGGGCTGCCGCTATGTCACAAGACCTGAGTTCGATACCTGGCGTTCCCCGGAATGGCCTGATCTTCATTGATAGTGTGGAAAGTAAGAATGGAATGGAAGGACTGGATCCTACAAAGATCGCCTTGATTGATATCGTAAAGGGATCAAAATTGAAGGAAAAGTATGGTCCGAGGGGTGAGGATGGTGTAATCTTTATTGAAACAGTGCCTTTTGCCCGAAAGAGATACACGCGTATGTTTGGTGAGCTGTCTGCTGATTATCAGCAGGAACTGAAAAAGGAGGGGAGCGACAGTGCGTTTCTGTATATCCTGGATGGAGCGCCGATTGAAAGCAACCAGGCACAAATGCTGGCTGCCCTGGAAAGAAAGAACCTTGACAGCATAAAAGTCATACCCGCTGCAAAACTGGCAGATGTGCCCGGTGATCATGCCGGCAAGCGATACGGAATACTAATCACCAGTAAGACTAACTAAGCATTATCTTTGCACTCCACCAAAAGAAAGGATATTTTCGATGAAATTAGACATACTGGCTATCGCTGCACATCCTGATGACGTGGAGCTGGCCTGTGCAGGTACCCTGATGGTACATGCCGCGCAGGGGATGAAGGTTGGGGTACTGGACCTGACAAAGGGAGAACTCGGCACTCGTGGTACACCTGAAATAAGAGCGGCAGAGGCAGCGGATGCTGCAGTAGTGATGGGATTATCGGTGAGAGATAACCTCGGACTGGCAGACGGCTTCTTTCGGAATGATACCGAAGAACAGATCAAACTGATCGCTGCGATCCGCAAATACCAGCCGGATATTGTGCTGGCCAATGCATTTGAGGACCGTCACCCGGATCATGGAAGAGCAGCCCGTCTGATAGCAGACAGCTGTTTCCTGGCAGGTCTGAGACGTATCGAAACATTTGATAATGGCGAACCGCAGGCAGCCTGGAGACCTAAACAGGTATTTCACTTCCTGCAGGACCGTTTTGAGGAGCCCGATTTTGTGATAGACGTATCGTCTGTCATAGAGCGTAAAAAAGAGGCGATCAGGGCCTACAGGACCCAGTTCCTGGCTGCGGCAGGTGATAGTGAACCGAAGACCTACATTTCTTCTTCCGCGTTCTTTGATGGCGTAATAGCTAGAGACGCTACATTCGGCAAAATGGTTGGGGTATCTTATGCGGAAGGATTCAAAACAGTTAAGATGTTGGGAATCAGTAGCTTTAGAGATTTAATTAATAATGTAACGTGATGTTGTGGATGTTTAACAACATCATTTGCAACTGATTGTGGAGTAAAACGATATTCATATTATAGAAAAGGCTTTCGCGTTGCGGAAGCCTTTTTGTATGAGGGCCATTTTCATTGATTTCATATGTTAAACAGCGATATTTCGCAGATCTGCCGGAATGCTTATGAAATGGTATAAGACTGCCTAAAATGCGAAAAGGAACTACCAATTAACCATAATTAGTAATTCCTTCATGGGGAATGAGTTCATCCTTTAATAAAGGAGAGCCTATATGCGTTCGCTATGCGGGGCATTTCCCCGCTGATAGCTACTAATGAGTCATTAGTGAACTGGCAGAGGAAAAGTATTGACAATCAATCGTAAAGCCGCAGTATAACGATGCATTTACCATTGACTGACCAGCATAACAGTGCCTGCTCTCCATGAGGAAAGTCATTCTTACAGGATACGGCACCATCTGCGCGTTAACCATTAGATGAACAGGTCTTGTGTAGCATCAAATTCATCATGTTTGCCGAGACCGTTTTTAATTAACGGGATGAGTGCAATTCCAATCGTAAAAATCACCAAGAGTACGTTTTTTAGTTTCATAGCCTGTCGTTTAATAATATTCGTTAAAGTTTTGGTACTATATATAACTAAATAACGTGCCAAATTGTTCCGTTTGGCTTCACTTTATGTTAAGGTTGTATTAATGGAATAAAATAAAAATTAAAAAACGCCGTAAAGTTAGGAGGAGGGCCATTTTTGACAGCATATAGAGAATTTCAATGCCGGGGTATTCAAAATCTATTTGATTAATAATGAGGAGACATGCAATTTTGCACCCGAATAACCGTAAAGGACATATGTAATTCATGTGAATATGACACGCGTCCGGAAAGTTGGATATATAAACAGGATATAACGTAAATAATAAATCATATACGCACAATGAAGAATGTAACATTATCTTTAGGAGCAAGCTTTCCTGAGTTCAAGAAGACCGCTGTAGTATCAATCGAGAAAGGTAAAGAGTTCTATGAACTGTCTTCCGAAGAACTGAAGAATTCCGGCAAATGGTTAGTAATGTTCTGGTGGCCAAAAGACTTTACGTTTGTTTGTCCTACTGAAATCGCTGAATTCAACAAACATTACCAGGATTTCGTTGACCGTGATGCTATCTTAATTGGTGCTTCTACTGATTCTGAGTTTGTACACGCTGCATGGAGAAGAGACCACGAAGATCTGCGTAACCTGCAGTTCCCGATGCTGGCCGACACTTCCAAATCTCTGGCTGAAGAGCTGGGTATCCTGGAAGCAAATGAAAAAGTTGCTTACCGTGCTACATTCATCGTTGATCCTCAGGGTATCGTACGTTGGGTATCTCTGTATGACCTGAACGTAGGTCGTAGCGTGAAAGAAGTACTGCGTGTACTGGATGCGCTGCAGACAGACGAGCTGTGCCCTTGTAACTGGGAAAAAGGCCAGGCTACACTGAACGCATAATCTTTTTTAAGGTCCATAGTCTGTATCCGAAAGGATCGTCCGGCTATGGACTTTTTATTTTTTACAGACATTTGCAAAATAATTATTATGTTCGCAACTTCAAATACTGATACGGCTGTACAGTTGCTGGAAGCAGTAGGGTTAACCGAGGCGCATCTTTCTGATCGTTTACGTACCCTGGCCAACACTGACGCCCGTTATCTGAAAGATCTTAAAATAAACGTTACCAACTCATTATCTGCCGCTACACTGACCAGAAAGGAGGCATACCTCCTGGGTCTGTCAGTTGCAGTAAATGAGAAACACGTAGAGCTGCAGGCCGCATTTGAAAAGCTGGCTACACAGGAAGGTGCTACAGACAAGGAGATTGCTGAAATCTACAGCTGTACATCCCTGATGAACGCAAACAACGTGTACTATCGTTTCCGTCATTTCGTAAATAAGGAGTTTTACACTGCTACACCAGCAGGTATCCGTATGAGCATCATGGCGAATCCGGTTTTAGGTAAAGAGTTTTTCGAACTGGTGAGCCTGGTGGTATCGGCGTTGAACGGCTGTGAGATGTGCGTGACTTCACACGAAGATGCGTTACTGAAACATGGTACTTCACAACAGCGTGTGTTGGAAGGAGTGAGATTAGGTGCTGTATTGAGAAGCCTGGTAGTACTGCTGTAAGGCAGCAAAGGATCGCATAAATTGGCCCTGTTGTAAAAATAGATCGCTGATTCTGTGCGAATTTCAAAATGTGGATATCTTTATACTTCAGAAATTCTACCGATGGATTCTGTTGATATTCAGATATTTACGAGAGGTGAATTCTAATTTGGATTTACACATCTCGTAAGTGTTAATAAAATCGGATTACAATTATTTGCAAAATCGACAAAAAAGTGCGACTTTTGCAATCCAAAATTTTTCTATCATGGCAAGAGTATGTCAGGTGACAGGAAAGAAGCCGATTACGGGTCACCATGTTTCCTTCTCTAATATTAAGACAAAGAGGAGATTTCTGCCTAACCTGCAGAAAAAGCGTTTTTTCCTGGCGGAAGAAGATCGCTGGATTTCTTTGAAAGTATCAGCTGATGGTTTAAGAACCATCAACAAGAATGGTTTGTATGCAGTAGTTAAAGACTTGCGTGCAGCTGGAGAGAATATCTAATTGTTGGCATTCAACTTTAATTTGTATACAAAATGGCAAAAAAAGGTAACAGGGTGCAAGTGATATTGGAATGTACAGAGCATAAGACTTCAGGTCAGCCAGGTACTTCCCGTTATATCAGCACCAAGAATAAGAAGAACACTCCAGAGCGTCTGGAGCTGAAGAAGTACAACCCAATCCTGAGAAAGGTAACTGTACACAAAGAAATTAAGTAATTGATCGTTAATGTTGAGGGTTAATCGGTAGCATGTTAGTGCATTCGGTCGCGATTAGCAATTAACAGGTAACTTTTGACGATTCACTTTAACTTTTAATCTAATAATATTATGGCAAAAGCGGCATCTA contains the following coding sequences:
- a CDS encoding DUF4294 domain-containing protein, whose product is MRRLTAFFILFASILCLAGRNRGYAQSRHGADSIAVGAIIVGSDTIPSITLHIFEVVDKLPKKFRKQREAWTRLRNAVYVTYPYAKSAARILKDVNSHLATLHDKKDRKKYLSEIEKKMKDQFGDKLENLSVYQGKVLMKLINRETGQNCYEIIKELKGGFSARMWQTVAFFFGGNLKSDYDTQEDRDIEAIVQEIEMYRGSRAYNY
- the ccsA gene encoding cytochrome c biogenesis protein CcsA, which produces MDTKYIGEHLLPGQIGHFSAVLAFVAAILASISYFMAVQSKDDVLKNSWKKLARWAFIIQALAVFTTFGSLYYALYNHYFEYKYVWRNSSRDLPVSYLLSSFWADQEGSFLLWSIWHSVLGLLLIRFGKKWEAPVMATLSFAQIFLGSMLIGIYILDYRVGSNPFLLLRLAEENQGLPWVANANYLDFIKDGNGLNLSLQNYWMVIHPPVLFLGFASTIIPFAYAFAGLWTREYKEWIKPALPWSLFSAMILGTGIMMGAAWAYESLTFGGYWAWDPVENASLVPWLTLVAGIHTLLAFKFSGHALKPTFFFFFITFVLILYSTFLTRSGVLGDTSVHSFTDLGMSGQLLVYMAVFVIPAFALLIIRSKEIPDVAKEASTYSREFWLFVGALILMIAAIQITFTTSIPVWNKIINGLGLKKLFGLEQDIAPPSDGVFHYNKIQIFVAIVLGILTAIVQYLKYKDTPKGHFIKKIGIPTVISLVITGLIGIFGNITYDAYGGGFLGAIYVMLFTSVYAIVANAMFIIVGQKGKLRVAGGSVAHVGFGMVLLGILISSSKKEVISIDRMKMLDGGFFGKESKENPRENLMLPKNFPVQMGDYHVTYAGDSLAEGDAKTYYLVRYERRDPSNGNILEKFTLHPDAFLSNKGQQQLTPNPDSKHYFTKDIFTYITAVPIKDASSDTAQYNNHDIAPGDSVFFANGYIILEGIQPQPQNRNYTPQPNDLAVGAQLRVVTKNNEQYNLMPVYSLRDSSYEVIVPDTVAPLSLYVKFSKVLPKEKKIQIQVKESDTFKDYIVMKAFIFPYINVLWLGILVMVVGFVMSIVQRVKANKSKSIQS
- a CDS encoding alpha/beta hydrolase, yielding MKSSWLRISLIVIAILVIVYYLGPRPVTPRYDPLLPTVPQQPSALDQYVATKESFHKLKPDNEARIVWYDSLHHKTPFSVVYLHGFSASQEEGNPVHRDFAKRYGCNLYLSRLDGHGLDTSEPLLTMTASGLWRDAKEALGIGKALGEKVILVTCSTGSTLGLKLAATYPNDIYAIINMSPNVAINDDMAFLANNPWGLQLARLVCNGDYRQAPPKKPELGKYWYNKYRLEAVVELESLLETTMEPGVFHSVKQPALNVYYFRDKEHQDPTVKVSAILAMHKALGTPADKKEAVAIPDADAHVIGCYLTSKDVPAVERVIDSFAEKKLGLLPVK
- the rpmG gene encoding 50S ribosomal protein L33, whose translation is MAKKGNRVQVILECTEHKTSGQPGTSRYISTKNKKNTPERLELKKYNPILRKVTVHKEIK
- the bshB1 gene encoding bacillithiol biosynthesis deacetylase BshB1 produces the protein MKLDILAIAAHPDDVELACAGTLMVHAAQGMKVGVLDLTKGELGTRGTPEIRAAEAADAAVVMGLSVRDNLGLADGFFRNDTEEQIKLIAAIRKYQPDIVLANAFEDRHPDHGRAARLIADSCFLAGLRRIETFDNGEPQAAWRPKQVFHFLQDRFEEPDFVIDVSSVIERKKEAIRAYRTQFLAAAGDSEPKTYISSSAFFDGVIARDATFGKMVGVSYAEGFKTVKMLGISSFRDLINNVT
- a CDS encoding cytochrome c maturation protein CcmE produces the protein MKKSNIVLLVLIAVAIGVIVTVAGDFSTYETFATARQKEGKEFQVIGKLDTTKTLEYDPVKDANLLRFYVVDKTGEIQPVVFYGTKPTDFEKAESVVLTGKMSNGEFKCSKILMKCPSKYKNDQVAIGKA
- a CDS encoding peroxiredoxin, producing MKNVTLSLGASFPEFKKTAVVSIEKGKEFYELSSEELKNSGKWLVMFWWPKDFTFVCPTEIAEFNKHYQDFVDRDAILIGASTDSEFVHAAWRRDHEDLRNLQFPMLADTSKSLAEELGILEANEKVAYRATFIVDPQGIVRWVSLYDLNVGRSVKEVLRVLDALQTDELCPCNWEKGQATLNA
- a CDS encoding carboxymuconolactone decarboxylase family protein, encoding MFATSNTDTAVQLLEAVGLTEAHLSDRLRTLANTDARYLKDLKINVTNSLSAATLTRKEAYLLGLSVAVNEKHVELQAAFEKLATQEGATDKEIAEIYSCTSLMNANNVYYRFRHFVNKEFYTATPAGIRMSIMANPVLGKEFFELVSLVVSALNGCEMCVTSHEDALLKHGTSQQRVLEGVRLGAVLRSLVVLL
- the rpmB gene encoding 50S ribosomal protein L28 — translated: MARVCQVTGKKPITGHHVSFSNIKTKRRFLPNLQKKRFFLAEEDRWISLKVSADGLRTINKNGLYAVVKDLRAAGENI